In Panicum virgatum strain AP13 chromosome 4N, P.virgatum_v5, whole genome shotgun sequence, a single window of DNA contains:
- the LOC120669926 gene encoding BAG family molecular chaperone regulator 7-like isoform X2, with the protein MGSHRHTPRFLDDPFFPFPPPPQTSSCPFLDFDSLDLFLPPSDPSPYPFLLRDLTDRVAALELAVAARRPEPTTRKCTYVTEAGGRKVKWTSIERPRAGDRTLRWEAEVKSPDDDGFDRKWKWEAKGASSAAPRKLKWGAAVKGKGSLEPWSQVYTREEDFTASDTDDDEEEEKKADNNKTKVADKKKKHKKNNEDKAVSKEKKCPVATVKIEEISDDNDAGCVAIRKVLRCLRDLAVAKAKLKEMRSLFYNISYRRRMANDHKERQRFSEKIIVLLITVDALEGPDYMVRVAKKSMLEELEAMLEVVDPQPPGKQRSLSRRKFDLPEGGAVSDEKVAGVNKAVRIIQEGK; encoded by the exons atgggATCCCACCGCCACACCCCCCGCTTCCTCGACGACCCCTTCTTCccgttcccgccgccgccgcaaaccTCCTCCTGCCCATTCCTCGACTTTGACAGCCTCGACCTCTTCCTGCCCCCCAGCGACCCCTCCCCCtaccccttcctcctccgcgaCCTCACCGACCGCGTCGCCGccctcgagctcgccgtcgccgcgcgccgccccgagcCCACCACCAGGAAGTGCACCTACGTcacggaggccggcggccgcaAGGTCAAGTGGACATCCATCGAGAGGCCGCGCGCGGGGGACCGCACGCTCAGGTGGGAGGCCGAGGTCAAGTCCCCCGACGACGACGGGTTCGACCGCAAGTGGAAGTGGGAGGCCAAgggcgcctcctccgccgcgccgaggaAGCTCAAGTGGGGCGCCGCCGTCAAGGGCAAGGGCTCCCTCGAGCCTTGGTCGCAGGTCTACACACGGGAGGAGGATTTCACCGCCAGCGacaccgacgacgacgaggaggaggagaagaaggccGACAACAACAAGACCAAGGTCgccgacaagaagaagaagcacaaGAAGAATAATGAAGACAAGGCCGTCAGCAAGGAGAAGAAATGCCCCGTCGCCACCGTCAAGATCGAGGAGATCTCCGACGACAACGATGCCGGATGCGTCGCGATCAGAAAG GTGCTTCGCTGCCTGCGTGATCTGGCTGTGGCCAAAGCCAAGCTCAAGGAGATGAGGTCCCTCTTCTACAACATCTCTTACAGGCGCCGCATGGCAAATGACCACAAAGAGCGCCAAAGGTTCTCTGAGAAGATCATTGTACTGCTCATCACTGTGGATGCTCTTGAG GGACCTGACTACATGGTCAGGGTTGCCAAGAAATCTATGCTAGAGGAGCTTGAAGCAATGCTGGAGGTTGTGGACCCTCAGCCACCTGGAAAGCAGAGGTCGCTGAGCCGCAGGAAGTTTGATCTCCCGGAAGGTGGAGCAGTCTCCGATGAGAAGGTGGCTGGTGTGAACAAGGCCGTCAGGATCATCCAGGAGGGCAAGTGA
- the LOC120669926 gene encoding BAG family molecular chaperone regulator 7-like isoform X1, whose protein sequence is MGSHRHTPRFLDDPFFPFPPPPQTSSCPFLDFDSLDLFLPPSDPSPYPFLLRDLTDRVAALELAVAARRPEPTTRKCTYVTEAGGRKVKWTSIERPRAGDRTLRWEAEVKSPDDDGFDRKWKWEAKGASSAAPRKLKWGAAVKGKGSLEPWSQVYTREEDFTASDTDDDEEEEKKADNNKTKVADKKKKHKKNNEDKAVSKEKKCPVATVKIEEISDDNDAGCVAIRKAFAKGNGKGKRKELPPQDAALLIQMTYRVHLAHRSQVLRCLRDLAVAKAKLKEMRSLFYNISYRRRMANDHKERQRFSEKIIVLLITVDALEGPDYMVRVAKKSMLEELEAMLEVVDPQPPGKQRSLSRRKFDLPEGGAVSDEKVAGVNKAVRIIQEGK, encoded by the exons atgggATCCCACCGCCACACCCCCCGCTTCCTCGACGACCCCTTCTTCccgttcccgccgccgccgcaaaccTCCTCCTGCCCATTCCTCGACTTTGACAGCCTCGACCTCTTCCTGCCCCCCAGCGACCCCTCCCCCtaccccttcctcctccgcgaCCTCACCGACCGCGTCGCCGccctcgagctcgccgtcgccgcgcgccgccccgagcCCACCACCAGGAAGTGCACCTACGTcacggaggccggcggccgcaAGGTCAAGTGGACATCCATCGAGAGGCCGCGCGCGGGGGACCGCACGCTCAGGTGGGAGGCCGAGGTCAAGTCCCCCGACGACGACGGGTTCGACCGCAAGTGGAAGTGGGAGGCCAAgggcgcctcctccgccgcgccgaggaAGCTCAAGTGGGGCGCCGCCGTCAAGGGCAAGGGCTCCCTCGAGCCTTGGTCGCAGGTCTACACACGGGAGGAGGATTTCACCGCCAGCGacaccgacgacgacgaggaggaggagaagaaggccGACAACAACAAGACCAAGGTCgccgacaagaagaagaagcacaaGAAGAATAATGAAGACAAGGCCGTCAGCAAGGAGAAGAAATGCCCCGTCGCCACCGTCAAGATCGAGGAGATCTCCGACGACAACGATGCCGGATGCGTCGCGATCAGAAAG GCTTTTGCTAAGGGCAATGGGAAGGGAAAGAGGAAGGAGCTGCCCCCGCAGGATGCTGCATTGCTTATCCAGATGACCTACCGGGTTCACCTTGCTCACCGCTCCCAGGTGCTTCGCTGCCTGCGTGATCTGGCTGTGGCCAAAGCCAAGCTCAAGGAGATGAGGTCCCTCTTCTACAACATCTCTTACAGGCGCCGCATGGCAAATGACCACAAAGAGCGCCAAAGGTTCTCTGAGAAGATCATTGTACTGCTCATCACTGTGGATGCTCTTGAG GGACCTGACTACATGGTCAGGGTTGCCAAGAAATCTATGCTAGAGGAGCTTGAAGCAATGCTGGAGGTTGTGGACCCTCAGCCACCTGGAAAGCAGAGGTCGCTGAGCCGCAGGAAGTTTGATCTCCCGGAAGGTGGAGCAGTCTCCGATGAGAAGGTGGCTGGTGTGAACAAGGCCGTCAGGATCATCCAGGAGGGCAAGTGA